The Hymenobacter sp. DG01 genome has a segment encoding these proteins:
- a CDS encoding amidohydrolase family protein: MHIDLRRLGLAGGLLAGSLTAVHAQQPATFPRNGVYDQRPGLYAFTHATIFLDYKTRLDDATLLIRDGKVEAVGSKVKIPAGAVVQDLKGRFIYPGFVDLYASYGVPEVKAPERQGRRSGPQMESTKAGAYDWNQAIHPEVNAAELFRVNAEQAEAYRRQGFGAVLTHQPDGIARGTAALVSLNSSRRESEVLLQDRAAAAFSFEKGSSTQDYPSSLMGSIALLRQSYLDADWNQRNPTREQNLSLRALTQQRQLPAIFEVRDKLNALRADKLGDEFGVQYIIKGRGDEYQRLADLKATKAPLILTLNFPDAYQVDDVYDAARVSLQELKHWEMAPANAAMLAKAGVPFALSAADLKDKKKFLPNLRKAVQYGLSEEQALQALTATPAALVNVQDRVGALRPGMEANFLVCSGRLLAEDNVLLDNWVQGERYQLSTLPADYRGVYSLQVGTQPEMKLLLAGKPESPEVKIAKAPGDTVKGNLSVNGELATLVFNPTPKTKGSGAIRLSGYYTAEGRTFQGDGQLPDATAVKWTARRLEEATRAARRDSAKAPVPPQLGAVQYPFVAYGRAEVPAQQTVLIKNATVWTSEAAGKLENTDVLLQNGKIVKIGRNLSVPGGGRSIDGTGKHLTPGIIDEHSHIAIAGGVNEGTQSVTSEVSIGDVVDPEDVDVYRDLAGGVVAAQLLHGSANPIGGQSALVKLRWGMTPEQMKIVGAPGFIKFALGENVKQSNWGELNTVRFPQTRMGTEQVFVDAFTRAKEYEQEWKAWNKLSKAKQKKGEAPRRDLELEALVEILNKQRFITCHSYVQSEINMLMNVSDRMGFPVNTFTHILEGYKVADKMKQRGINASTFSDWWAYKNEVRDAIPYNAGIMHDVGLNVALNSDDAEMSRRLNQEAAKMVKYSNLSEEEALKMVTINPAKMLHLDQHMGSIREGKDADVVLWTDNPLSVYARAERTFVDGRELFSLESDQQLRRQMEQERLRIVQKMLEAKKGGAATQLPTAKPNQHYHCDTEGQEKELDK, encoded by the coding sequence ATGCACATTGACCTTCGCCGGCTCGGACTGGCCGGTGGGCTGCTGGCCGGCAGCCTCACGGCCGTCCATGCCCAGCAGCCGGCCACCTTTCCCCGCAACGGCGTTTATGACCAGCGGCCGGGCCTGTACGCCTTCACCCACGCCACCATTTTTCTGGATTACAAAACCCGCCTCGACGATGCCACCCTCCTGATTCGGGACGGCAAAGTAGAGGCCGTGGGCTCCAAAGTAAAGATTCCGGCCGGGGCCGTAGTGCAGGACCTAAAGGGGCGCTTCATCTACCCCGGCTTCGTGGATTTGTACGCCTCCTACGGGGTGCCCGAGGTGAAAGCCCCCGAGCGCCAGGGCCGCCGCAGCGGCCCCCAGATGGAAAGTACCAAGGCTGGCGCCTACGACTGGAACCAGGCCATTCATCCGGAGGTAAACGCCGCCGAGCTGTTCCGCGTGAATGCTGAGCAGGCCGAGGCTTACCGCCGTCAGGGCTTCGGGGCGGTGCTCACCCACCAGCCCGACGGCATTGCCCGCGGCACGGCGGCCCTGGTGAGCCTGAACTCCAGCCGACGCGAAAGTGAGGTGCTGCTCCAGGACCGGGCGGCGGCGGCTTTCAGCTTCGAGAAGGGTAGCAGCACCCAGGATTATCCCTCGTCGCTAATGGGGAGCATTGCCCTGCTGCGCCAGAGCTACCTCGATGCCGACTGGAACCAGCGCAACCCCACCCGGGAGCAGAACCTCTCGCTGCGGGCCCTTACGCAGCAGCGCCAGCTGCCCGCCATTTTTGAGGTGCGCGACAAGCTCAATGCCCTGCGGGCTGATAAGCTGGGCGACGAGTTTGGGGTGCAGTACATCATCAAAGGCCGCGGCGACGAGTACCAGCGCCTGGCCGACCTCAAAGCCACGAAGGCCCCCCTCATCCTGACCCTCAACTTCCCCGATGCCTACCAGGTAGATGACGTGTACGACGCGGCGCGCGTAAGTCTGCAGGAGCTCAAGCACTGGGAAATGGCCCCGGCCAACGCGGCCATGCTGGCCAAAGCCGGCGTGCCCTTCGCCCTCTCGGCTGCCGACCTCAAAGACAAAAAGAAGTTTCTGCCTAACCTGCGCAAAGCCGTGCAGTACGGCCTCTCGGAGGAGCAGGCCCTGCAGGCCCTCACGGCTACCCCCGCCGCGCTGGTGAACGTGCAGGACAGGGTAGGGGCCCTGCGGCCGGGCATGGAAGCCAACTTCCTGGTGTGCTCTGGCCGCCTGCTCGCCGAGGATAACGTGCTGCTCGACAACTGGGTACAGGGTGAGCGGTACCAGCTCAGCACCCTCCCGGCCGATTATCGGGGGGTGTACTCCCTGCAAGTGGGCACGCAGCCGGAAATGAAGCTGCTCCTGGCCGGCAAGCCCGAGAGCCCCGAGGTGAAAATTGCCAAAGCGCCCGGCGACACCGTGAAAGGCAACCTCAGTGTGAACGGGGAGCTGGCAACCCTCGTCTTCAATCCTACTCCCAAAACCAAGGGCAGCGGGGCCATTCGCCTCAGTGGCTACTACACCGCCGAGGGCCGCACCTTCCAGGGCGACGGACAGTTGCCCGATGCTACGGCGGTAAAATGGACGGCCCGCCGCCTCGAAGAAGCTACCCGCGCCGCCCGCCGCGACTCCGCGAAAGCGCCCGTGCCGCCCCAACTGGGTGCGGTGCAGTACCCCTTTGTGGCCTATGGCCGAGCCGAGGTGCCGGCCCAGCAAACTGTGCTGATCAAAAACGCAACCGTGTGGACCAGTGAGGCCGCCGGCAAGCTCGAAAACACCGATGTGCTGCTGCAGAACGGCAAAATCGTGAAGATTGGCCGCAACCTGTCCGTGCCCGGCGGCGGGCGCAGCATTGATGGCACCGGCAAACACCTCACGCCCGGTATCATTGATGAGCACTCTCACATTGCCATTGCCGGGGGCGTAAACGAAGGCACCCAGTCCGTGACTTCGGAAGTGAGCATTGGCGACGTGGTGGACCCCGAGGACGTGGACGTGTACCGCGACCTGGCCGGCGGAGTAGTGGCCGCCCAGCTCCTGCACGGCTCGGCCAACCCCATTGGGGGGCAGTCGGCGCTGGTGAAGCTGCGCTGGGGCATGACGCCGGAGCAGATGAAGATTGTCGGCGCGCCGGGCTTTATCAAGTTTGCCCTCGGCGAAAACGTGAAGCAAAGCAACTGGGGCGAGCTGAATACCGTGCGCTTCCCGCAAACGCGCATGGGCACCGAGCAGGTGTTCGTGGATGCCTTTACGCGCGCCAAAGAGTATGAGCAGGAGTGGAAAGCCTGGAACAAGCTCAGTAAGGCCAAGCAGAAAAAGGGCGAGGCCCCGCGCCGCGACCTGGAGCTGGAGGCCCTGGTGGAAATCCTGAACAAGCAGCGCTTTATCACCTGCCACAGCTACGTGCAGAGCGAAATCAACATGCTCATGAACGTATCGGACCGCATGGGCTTCCCGGTGAACACCTTCACCCACATTCTGGAGGGCTATAAAGTGGCCGACAAGATGAAGCAGCGCGGCATCAACGCCAGCACCTTCTCCGACTGGTGGGCTTATAAGAACGAAGTGCGCGACGCCATTCCCTACAACGCCGGCATCATGCACGATGTGGGCCTGAACGTGGCCCTCAACTCCGACGACGCCGAAATGAGCCGCCGCCTCAACCAGGAAGCAGCCAAAATGGTGAAGTACAGCAACCTCTCGGAGGAAGAAGCCCTGAAGATGGTGACCATCAACCCGGCCAAAATGCTGCACCTCGATCAGCACATGGGTAGCATCCGGGAGGGCAAGGACGCCGATGTGGTGCTCTGGACCGATAACCCCCTGAGCGTGTACGCCCGCGCCGAACGCACCTTCGTGGATGGCCGCGAGCTGTTCAGCTTGGAAAGCGACCAGCAGCTGCGCCGGCAGATGGAGCAGGAGCGCCTGCGCATCGTGCAGAAAATGCTGGAAGCCAAGAAAGGCGGCGCCGCTACCCAGCTTCCCACCGCCAAGCCCAACCAGCACTACCACTGCGACACGGAAGGCCAGGAAAAAGAGCTGGATAAGTAG
- a CDS encoding response regulator transcription factor, translating into MSEPLSEDEVISLLLVDDHPVVVEGLKSMLRPEARLRVAAQAYSGAEALHLLATHWPNIQVAVLDLNMPEMSGIELARTIRTQWPSIRVLILSMFHDHATVAEMLEAGGSGYVLKTATRAELTEAILQVAAGRNYFSQDVAATLLQNLHIPAALEANRPADLTNREREILGLIAQEYSNQAIAEMLFISERTVETHRRNLFTKTNSKSVVGLIQYALRHKLIS; encoded by the coding sequence ATGTCAGAACCATTGTCAGAAGACGAAGTCATTTCCCTTTTGCTGGTGGACGACCATCCGGTGGTAGTGGAAGGGCTCAAGAGCATGCTGCGCCCCGAAGCCCGCCTGCGCGTGGCGGCTCAGGCGTACAGCGGCGCCGAAGCCTTACACCTGCTGGCCACCCACTGGCCCAATATTCAGGTGGCCGTGCTAGATTTGAACATGCCCGAAATGTCGGGTATTGAGTTGGCGCGCACCATCCGGACGCAGTGGCCATCCATCCGGGTCCTGATTCTGAGCATGTTTCATGACCACGCCACGGTGGCCGAGATGCTAGAGGCAGGGGGCTCGGGCTACGTGCTTAAAACCGCTACCCGGGCCGAGCTGACGGAAGCCATTCTGCAGGTAGCGGCCGGCCGCAACTACTTCAGCCAGGACGTGGCGGCTACCCTGCTGCAAAACCTGCACATTCCGGCCGCGCTGGAGGCCAACCGCCCCGCCGACCTCACCAACCGGGAGCGGGAAATTCTGGGACTCATTGCGCAGGAGTATTCCAACCAAGCCATTGCTGAAATGCTCTTCATCAGTGAGCGGACCGTGGAAACGCATCGGCGTAACCTGTTCACCAAAACCAATTCCAAATCGGTAGTGGGCCTTATTCAGTATGCCTTGCGGCACAAGCTGATTTCCTGA
- a CDS encoding amidohydrolase family protein, which translates to MSFLLSIIKAKSQQLIAISLLIATPALAQVPAPAPAQSKPVLLLGGTLHVGNGTVVPDAAVAFDKGRITYAGTQSGFAQDRAAFEVIDVKGQQIYPGLILPNSTLGLTEVEAIRATVDAREVGEFNPNVRSLIAYNTDSDIIPTVRTNGVLLTQVTPRGGILSGQSSVVQLDAWNWQDAQVRADDGLHLNWPAMIIKTSPTDDAPMLERREKARQEQLRQLESLLQEASAYRQQPAGRRENLRLTSLAGLFDGSKTLFIHADYGKELLEAVRFAKRLGVQKIAVVGARDAWMMLDFLKQNDVAVVLSRIHALPRREGDAYDQPFRLPSLLQQAGVRFCLDYEGDQETSGARNLAFIAGTAAGYGLSKEQALEAITLSPARILGIDKDFGSVEAGKSATLVVSRGDLLDMRTNDVTRAWIDGRAFRLDTKQTYLRDKFRGKYGLK; encoded by the coding sequence ATGTCCTTTCTTCTCTCGATCATAAAAGCTAAAAGCCAACAGCTAATAGCTATCAGCCTACTAATAGCTACCCCCGCGCTGGCCCAGGTGCCCGCCCCGGCCCCGGCCCAAAGCAAGCCGGTGTTGCTGCTGGGCGGCACCCTGCACGTGGGCAACGGCACGGTAGTGCCCGATGCCGCCGTGGCCTTCGATAAGGGTCGCATTACCTACGCCGGCACCCAGAGCGGCTTTGCGCAGGACCGCGCCGCCTTTGAGGTTATTGACGTGAAAGGGCAGCAGATTTACCCCGGTCTGATTCTGCCCAACTCCACCCTGGGCCTGACGGAGGTAGAAGCCATTCGGGCCACTGTGGATGCCCGTGAGGTAGGCGAGTTCAACCCCAACGTGCGCAGCCTCATTGCCTACAACACCGATTCCGACATCATCCCGACGGTGCGCACCAATGGGGTGCTGCTCACGCAGGTAACGCCCCGGGGCGGCATTCTCTCAGGCCAGAGCAGCGTGGTGCAGCTCGATGCCTGGAACTGGCAGGATGCCCAGGTACGCGCCGATGATGGCCTGCACCTGAACTGGCCGGCTATGATTATCAAAACCAGCCCCACCGACGACGCCCCGATGCTGGAGCGCCGCGAAAAGGCCCGGCAGGAGCAGCTGCGCCAGCTCGAAAGCCTGCTCCAGGAAGCCAGCGCCTACCGCCAGCAGCCCGCCGGCCGCCGCGAAAACCTGCGCCTCACTTCCCTGGCCGGCCTCTTCGATGGCTCGAAAACCCTGTTTATCCACGCCGACTACGGCAAGGAGCTGCTGGAGGCCGTGCGCTTTGCCAAGCGCCTGGGCGTGCAGAAAATAGCTGTAGTAGGCGCCCGCGACGCCTGGATGATGCTTGACTTTCTAAAGCAGAACGATGTGGCCGTGGTGCTCTCGCGCATTCACGCCCTACCCCGCCGCGAGGGCGACGCCTACGACCAACCCTTCCGCCTACCCAGCCTGCTCCAACAGGCCGGGGTGCGCTTCTGCCTTGATTATGAGGGCGACCAGGAAACCTCCGGAGCCCGTAACCTGGCCTTTATTGCCGGTACCGCTGCCGGCTACGGCCTCAGTAAAGAGCAGGCCCTGGAAGCCATAACCCTGAGCCCGGCCCGCATTCTGGGCATCGACAAGGATTTCGGCTCGGTGGAAGCCGGCAAAAGCGCTACCCTGGTGGTGAGCCGCGGCGACCTGCTGGACATGCGTACCAACGACGTAACCCGCGCCTGGATCGACGGCCGCGCCTTCCGCCTCGATACCAAGCAAACCTACCTGCGCGACAAATTCCGGGGTAAGTACGGCCTGAAGTAG
- a CDS encoding RICIN domain-containing protein produces MINPLFRFVLPLLALLFLITPGLRAQVAFVPDENAWYGVIARSSGRSLDITNASAEAGAAGVQWEFTHANSQQWRFVPAAKGSDFYRIEARHSGKCLTLEKPDEGAAIVQRPWTGSFYQQWKLIPAGPIGSFMLVSRGNDKCAALAAADKFNGTPVVGQRILNRATQQWKLFKLRLNVDSTQLGFGLPAPLSGLNTPTGNELQPVLSPDGRTLYFVRTRYAGNTEGVTESGDIWTSTSTDGGRTWGAATRLDALNTTQHNGVMSVTNDGKTLLVRGHYERDGSFRDEGLSQVPRGATGKQALPVPLTIANYYSAGPATSFFMTPDEQILLLSLERGDSQGGNDLYISRQGVDGIWNEPVSLGPVINSPGFDFAPWLAPDGKTLYFSSYGHAGYGSSDMFVSQRLDETWTRWSEPRNLGAPLNGPGFDAYLSLTADGKQAYYVASQTANGPADLFRTVTGVAPRPATPDSLRPTPPAVSPTVAARTLLTGRTLDAKTRLPLATEVKAIRLGNDLAFNATARTDVAGGAFQLTLPPGRYRLLASRVGYLTATDTVTMSGSQTRELLLVPAAVGSSLELPTLIFAQGKYTLLPASYTELNRLARTLQDNPTVNIRLEGHTDNQGRADLNVKLSEERVAEVKRYLVKRGVAENRISTVGYGGSKPRASNDKEETRKLNRRVEFTIVK; encoded by the coding sequence ATGATAAATCCGCTGTTTCGCTTTGTGTTGCCGTTGCTGGCGCTGCTTTTCTTAATCACCCCGGGGCTGCGGGCTCAGGTGGCATTCGTGCCCGATGAAAATGCCTGGTACGGGGTTATTGCCCGCAGCAGCGGCCGCTCCCTGGATATTACCAATGCCTCGGCTGAGGCCGGTGCTGCCGGCGTGCAGTGGGAGTTCACGCACGCCAACAGCCAGCAGTGGCGCTTTGTGCCGGCCGCCAAAGGCAGTGACTTCTACCGCATTGAGGCCCGCCACAGCGGCAAATGCCTGACCCTGGAAAAGCCCGACGAAGGAGCCGCCATTGTGCAGCGCCCCTGGACGGGCAGCTTTTACCAGCAGTGGAAGCTGATTCCGGCCGGGCCCATTGGCAGCTTTATGCTGGTGAGCCGCGGCAACGACAAGTGCGCCGCCCTGGCCGCCGCCGACAAGTTTAACGGCACGCCCGTGGTAGGGCAGCGCATCCTGAACCGGGCCACCCAGCAGTGGAAGCTATTCAAGCTCCGCCTGAACGTGGACAGCACCCAGCTGGGCTTTGGGCTGCCCGCGCCGCTTTCGGGTCTGAATACGCCCACCGGCAATGAGCTGCAACCGGTGTTGTCGCCTGATGGGCGCACCCTGTACTTTGTGCGGACCCGCTACGCCGGCAACACCGAGGGCGTAACCGAATCCGGCGACATCTGGACCAGCACCTCCACCGATGGGGGCCGCACCTGGGGCGCCGCTACCCGCCTCGATGCCTTGAACACCACCCAGCACAATGGCGTCATGTCGGTAACCAACGACGGGAAAACCCTGCTGGTGCGCGGCCACTATGAGCGGGACGGCTCTTTCCGCGACGAAGGCCTGAGCCAGGTGCCCCGCGGGGCCACCGGCAAGCAGGCCCTGCCCGTGCCTCTCACCATTGCCAACTACTACTCCGCCGGGCCGGCCACCTCGTTTTTCATGACCCCCGACGAGCAGATTCTGCTGCTTTCCCTGGAGCGCGGCGACTCCCAGGGCGGCAACGACCTGTATATCAGTCGGCAGGGCGTCGATGGTATCTGGAACGAGCCCGTGAGCCTGGGGCCGGTTATCAACTCGCCAGGCTTCGATTTCGCGCCCTGGCTGGCGCCTGATGGCAAAACCCTGTATTTCAGCTCCTACGGCCACGCGGGCTACGGCAGCTCGGATATGTTCGTGAGCCAGCGCCTCGATGAAACCTGGACCCGGTGGAGTGAGCCTCGCAACCTGGGCGCCCCCCTGAACGGGCCCGGCTTCGATGCCTACCTCAGCCTGACGGCCGATGGCAAGCAGGCCTATTACGTGGCCTCGCAAACCGCCAACGGCCCCGCCGACCTGTTCCGGACCGTGACGGGGGTAGCCCCCAGGCCCGCCACACCCGATTCCCTGCGGCCCACGCCGCCTGCCGTTTCGCCAACCGTGGCGGCCCGCACCCTGCTCACGGGGCGCACCCTCGATGCCAAAACCCGCCTACCCCTGGCTACCGAGGTAAAGGCCATTCGGCTAGGCAATGATCTGGCCTTCAACGCCACCGCCCGCACTGATGTGGCCGGCGGCGCCTTTCAGCTGACGCTGCCGCCGGGCCGCTACCGTCTGCTGGCTTCCCGTGTGGGCTATCTCACGGCCACCGATACCGTTACCATGAGCGGCTCGCAAACCCGGGAGCTGCTGCTGGTACCGGCCGCCGTGGGCTCCAGCCTGGAACTGCCCACTCTCATCTTCGCGCAGGGCAAATACACCTTGCTGCCGGCTTCCTACACCGAGCTGAACCGCTTGGCCCGCACCCTGCAGGACAACCCCACCGTGAACATCCGGCTGGAAGGCCACACCGACAACCAGGGGCGCGCCGACCTGAACGTGAAGCTTTCGGAGGAGCGTGTGGCGGAGGTGAAGCGCTACCTGGTAAAGCGCGGCGTGGCAGAAAACCGCATCAGCACCGTAGGCTACGGCGGTAGCAAACCCCGTGCTTCCAACGACAAAGAGGAAACCCGCAAGCTAAACCGGCGCGTAGAGTTTACCATTGTGAAGTAG
- a CDS encoding DUF2945 domain-containing protein — protein sequence MRKGTQVTWKYGTGTATGKIEETHKESVTRKLQGAEITRHGTPDNPAYLIVQENGDKVLKLQSEVKAAK from the coding sequence ATGCGCAAAGGCACCCAAGTAACCTGGAAATACGGCACCGGCACGGCCACCGGCAAAATAGAGGAAACCCACAAGGAATCCGTTACGCGCAAGCTGCAAGGCGCTGAAATCACCCGCCACGGCACCCCCGACAACCCCGCCTACCTCATTGTGCAGGAAAACGGCGACAAGGTGCTCAAGCTGCAAAGCGAGGTGAAAGCGGCCAAGTAA
- a CDS encoding DUF2723 domain-containing protein: MPYSRLKQFCSGALFLLALGVYWATLEPTASFWDAGEFTASAYRLLVPHPPGAPLYLLIARLASLLSFGDVTRVAVLVNMVSAVASATTVALLFGIITHLAEKLIPAFNDEPLPGASVGLVLGSGIVGALAFAFSDSFWFNAVEAEVYALSTLGTALVVWLMLQWEKRADLPGADRWLVLIAYVIGLGIGVHLLNLLAIPVLCLVWYLRRTPQPAWRGILLALVAGSLLVLVVLEGIIPGLPTLAGASEVFFVNTFGLPYNSGLVLFLLLFGGLLLAGFRFAYRSGRVGLHTGLLALVFVLIGYSCYLIVPIRSSFNPTINENAPNEVLSFVSYLRREQYGDRPLLYGPHLFAQPTAQEDGAPRYTRQNGRYVITDHRPELRYEATDKMLLPRIYSGPGGTTPELVRQYRKWVADLEEGQKPTMGQNLGFLFKYQMGHMFWRYFGWNFIGRESDVQHAGVLWPWDASQPVPASVAENRGRNTFLALPFLLGVGGLIWQLRRNRQQALVVGLLFVLTGLAIVFYLNQPPQEPRERDYTFAGATLAFCIWIGLGVPALHAALSRLLSANRLRVGLATTLGLIVPALMAVEGWDDHDRTGRFSSVDYAKNVLNTLAPNAILVTEGDNDTFPLWYAQEVEGVRPDVRVMVSSYLNTDWYVEQMRQRSYQSAPLPLSISTGRYRQGTNDYLPFVENPGVRELNVREFVQLVEQNSPLLQVSYADGSKTLLSYPTNRLVLPIDTAAIRRSGVVPVERQGQVVPRMEWEVTKSALEKKDLALLDMLATNNWRRPVYFANTVSPRNRLGLEPYLQLEGLACRVVPCREPAERPELHLPEEGVVAKDLLYDSLMRKYSYRNLNNPRVYYDENQRFTLAAYRQQFARLARAYVEAGNQPRAREVLHKCLTVLPDTALPYDAYTPDLVPSLVAVGETRRAREIMDTLTIRTTQHLAYYAARPDAALFDREIGMQIFTLQHLYLAAADTNDAARVNQLAGILQQYGG; the protein is encoded by the coding sequence ATGCCGTATTCCCGACTGAAACAATTTTGTAGCGGGGCCCTGTTCCTGCTGGCCCTGGGCGTGTACTGGGCTACCCTGGAGCCTACTGCTTCCTTCTGGGATGCGGGCGAGTTCACGGCCAGCGCCTACAGGCTGCTGGTGCCCCATCCGCCGGGCGCCCCGCTTTACCTGCTCATCGCCCGCTTGGCGTCCCTGCTGTCCTTCGGCGACGTAACGCGAGTAGCGGTGCTGGTGAATATGGTATCGGCGGTGGCCAGCGCTACCACGGTAGCTCTGCTGTTTGGCATCATCACGCACTTGGCCGAAAAGCTGATACCCGCTTTCAATGACGAGCCGTTGCCAGGAGCCTCAGTAGGGTTGGTGCTGGGCAGTGGGATAGTGGGTGCCCTGGCCTTTGCCTTCTCCGATTCGTTCTGGTTTAATGCCGTAGAGGCCGAGGTGTATGCGCTTTCTACGCTGGGTACTGCTCTGGTGGTGTGGCTGATGCTACAATGGGAAAAGCGGGCCGACCTCCCCGGCGCCGACCGGTGGCTAGTGCTCATTGCCTACGTCATTGGCCTAGGCATAGGAGTGCATTTGCTGAATCTGCTGGCTATTCCGGTGTTGTGCCTGGTGTGGTATCTTCGCCGGACGCCCCAACCTGCCTGGCGCGGCATTCTGCTGGCGTTGGTGGCGGGCAGTCTGCTGGTGCTGGTAGTGCTGGAAGGCATTATTCCGGGGCTGCCTACCCTGGCCGGGGCCAGTGAAGTGTTCTTCGTGAATACGTTTGGGCTACCCTACAACTCGGGACTGGTGCTATTTCTGCTGCTGTTTGGTGGATTGTTGCTGGCTGGGTTCCGCTTTGCCTACCGCTCAGGGCGCGTAGGACTGCACACGGGCCTGCTGGCGCTGGTATTTGTGCTCATCGGCTACTCCTGCTACCTGATAGTGCCCATTCGCAGCTCCTTCAACCCTACCATCAACGAAAACGCGCCCAACGAGGTACTGTCCTTTGTGAGCTACCTGCGGCGTGAACAGTACGGCGACCGGCCCCTGCTCTACGGCCCTCATTTATTTGCCCAGCCTACGGCCCAGGAAGACGGTGCCCCGCGCTACACCCGCCAGAATGGCCGGTACGTCATCACCGACCACCGTCCCGAGCTGCGCTACGAAGCCACCGATAAGATGCTGCTCCCCCGCATTTACAGCGGGCCTGGCGGCACTACCCCCGAGCTGGTGCGCCAGTACCGCAAGTGGGTTGCCGACCTCGAAGAAGGCCAGAAACCGACTATGGGCCAGAATCTGGGCTTCCTGTTCAAGTACCAGATGGGCCACATGTTCTGGCGGTATTTCGGCTGGAATTTTATTGGCCGGGAAAGCGACGTGCAGCACGCCGGCGTGCTCTGGCCCTGGGATGCCAGTCAACCAGTGCCCGCCAGCGTAGCCGAAAACCGGGGGCGGAATACCTTCCTGGCCTTGCCCTTCCTGCTGGGGGTAGGGGGCCTGATCTGGCAGCTGCGCCGTAATCGGCAGCAGGCCCTGGTAGTCGGGCTGCTGTTCGTGCTGACGGGCCTGGCCATTGTGTTCTATCTCAACCAGCCGCCCCAGGAGCCCCGCGAGCGGGACTACACGTTTGCGGGCGCTACGCTGGCTTTCTGTATCTGGATTGGGCTGGGCGTACCCGCCCTGCATGCCGCGCTTAGTCGTTTGCTTTCGGCCAATAGGCTTCGGGTAGGGCTGGCTACGACGCTGGGTCTGATAGTGCCCGCATTGATGGCCGTGGAAGGCTGGGACGACCACGACCGGACCGGCCGCTTTAGCTCCGTTGACTACGCCAAAAACGTACTTAACACCTTGGCCCCAAATGCTATCCTCGTTACTGAAGGCGACAACGATACCTTTCCGCTGTGGTACGCCCAGGAAGTGGAAGGCGTGCGGCCCGATGTGCGGGTGATGGTGTCAAGCTACCTCAATACCGACTGGTACGTGGAGCAGATGCGCCAGCGCAGCTACCAATCGGCGCCGCTGCCGCTTTCTATCAGCACCGGCCGCTACCGCCAGGGAACCAACGACTACCTGCCCTTCGTGGAAAATCCGGGCGTGCGGGAGCTGAACGTGCGGGAATTTGTGCAACTGGTGGAGCAGAACAGCCCCTTACTGCAGGTTAGTTACGCCGATGGCTCGAAAACTCTGCTTTCCTACCCCACCAACCGCCTTGTACTACCCATCGATACGGCCGCCATCCGGCGCAGCGGGGTGGTGCCAGTTGAGCGGCAGGGGCAAGTGGTGCCGCGTATGGAGTGGGAGGTAACGAAGAGTGCGCTGGAGAAGAAAGACCTGGCGTTGCTGGATATGCTGGCTACCAATAACTGGCGCCGCCCGGTGTACTTCGCCAATACCGTGAGCCCGCGTAACCGCCTGGGTTTGGAGCCTTATCTGCAGCTGGAGGGCCTGGCGTGCCGGGTGGTGCCGTGCCGGGAGCCGGCCGAACGACCAGAGCTACACCTGCCCGAAGAAGGCGTGGTAGCCAAGGACCTGCTCTACGATTCCCTGATGCGCAAGTACAGCTACCGCAACCTCAACAACCCGCGGGTGTACTACGATGAAAATCAGCGCTTCACCCTGGCCGCCTACCGCCAGCAGTTTGCCCGCCTGGCCCGTGCCTACGTGGAAGCGGGCAACCAACCCCGCGCCCGCGAAGTGCTGCACAAGTGCCTCACGGTACTGCCCGATACGGCCTTGCCCTACGACGCCTACACCCCCGACCTGGTGCCCTCCCTGGTAGCAGTGGGCGAAACCCGCCGGGCCCGCGAAATCATGGATACCCTTACTATCCGCACCACCCAGCACCTGGCCTACTACGCCGCCCGCCCCGATGCCGCCCTCTTCGACCGGGAAATTGGGATGCAGATCTTCACCCTCCAGCACCTCTATCTGGCCGCCGCCGATACCAACGATGCCGCCCGAGTCAACCAGCTGGCAGGTATACTGCAGCAGTACGGGGGGTAG